AACCAGTAAAAGTAGAAAAATGGTTCTGGATGCCCATTAGTTTGTATATTCTTTAGATTTTCTCTTGGTTAACAAGAAAATCAAACAGAAAATTAAGTAAAAAATAGAGGCAACAAGTGTTATAAAACCTACCCTCAGGAGAGGAGCATAAATGGGATGGGGGATTGGTCTCTTGACACATACCTCAACACAACCCATAGGTTCCATTAAACCCAGACGGGTAAATATTGAATATAAGGGATCAAGCCAACTGTCACATGGGCTTCCACAGTTTGTATAACCTATATTTATAGAATTATATATTATATAATATAAGAAGAAAGTATCAAGATCACTGATATTAGAAGGGGTAAAACTGCTTTCCTTAGGCAAGAGGTTTTCCTCATATATTTATTTTAATCATTCAATTGAAAATAGTTTTTGGAAATTTTCCTATAATAATTGTCTGTAATGTAGATGTATTCAATTGATAAACCAATCAAACTTCCCCCCCCTAAAAATGGGTAGAACCGCGGAGTTTATGGAAGACAAAAAATTACTCTAATACCAGTAGAGTATTGGAAATAAATAGCAAAAATTATCCTTTTTTACCATTTCCGACCCAGTTTTCCTTGGTTTTACATTTGTTGTTTATGCACATATTGTAGGGTTTTCTTTTTCCAACCTTTACCATGATCATTGGTAAATGACACTCCGGACATTTTTTATCCAACAACTTGATTGTACCAAACTGTGGAAGTGGGTAGCTGCATTCACACTTGGGGTAATTCTTGCATCCTATAAATCTCTTGCCACTCTTCTTGGATTGTATTATCTTTAATGTTCCCCCACATTTTGGACAGATGCCCATATCCTTTTCACCCTTCTTGAAAGAAGCATAAGACTTTGCCAACTTTTCCCCAATATCCTTCTGTTTTTCCTTGAATTCCTTGAGTATTTCCCTTAGGACATCCTCTGCTTCCCCTATCACATCTTCCATTCTCTTTTTTCCCAACCTTACCTCTTCCATTTCCTCTTCAAACTTCCTTGTTAACTCCTCACTTATTATTTTTGGACAACTTTGCTCTAGAACTTCGGAAACCTTTTCCCCAAATTCAGTAACCTTTATTATTTTTTCCTTTATATAACCTCTGTCATAGAGGGTTTGAATGATATTAGCCCTTGTGGCCTTTGTTCCAAGACCTCTCTTTTCCATCTCTTTTATAATAGAACCTTGGTTGTATCTGCTAGGCGGTTGGGTTTCCTTATCCAAGAGAAGAATGTCTTTTACATTTATTCTTTGACCAACAGATAATTGGGGAAGGATCTGCTCGTCAAATTTGGCATACTTTCCATACAATTCAATCCAACCAGGTTCTACCGTCCTTTTTCCCATTAACAAGAAATTATGGCCATTGACATCCAATCTTGCTTTCATTGTTTCCCTGATTGCATCCTCCCCAAAGACAGCTAAGAATCTTCTGACTATAAGATCGTACAACTTCTTCTGATGTTCATTCAGGTTTCCTGAAAATTCACCTGTTGGATATATGGAAGGGTGGGCAGGATCTTCCTTCTTTCCTTCAATTGGTTTTAGTACTTTTTTTGAAAGGAGTTTCTTGCAACCCTCCTGATAGGTTGATATCTTGGAAAGTTTTTGAAGTATCTGTTGATAACCTATTTTTGCTGGTAGTTTCTGACTGCTTGTCCTTGGATAGGATATTAAACCCTGATTGTATAAAGATTCGGCTATTGACATTGTTTGCATTGGCGAGAATTTGAAGTGGGTGTAGGCTATTGTTTGAAGGGTTGTTGTATCCAAAGGTAGTGGAGGTGGTTGTTTGTGTTTGCTTCTCTCGATATCCTTGACAATGGCATCTTTTCCCTTGCATGATTCAAATATTTTCTGGGCTTCGGATTTTTCCCAAATCTTTCCCTTT
This portion of the Candidatus Aenigmatarchaeota archaeon genome encodes:
- the topA gene encoding DNA topoisomerase I; amino-acid sequence: MSFTLIISEKPDAATRISQALADGNVKKVGSGGAYWLEFERNGKKYVCVPAVGHLFVLNSPKNNSWNYPDFSAEWVPTYTNKGSEFTKKYFTNIQKLAKEASDFIVATDFDTEGEVIGYNILRFICKRQDAKRMKFSTLTKADLEEAFRNMMPHIDFGQAKAGLTRHYLDFYWGVNITRALTLAMRGNSNNFILVSSGRVQSPTLYILTQREREIKKFVPKPYWEIELHILLDGEKLVAVYEKGKIWEKSEAQKIFESCKGKDAIVKDIERSKHKQPPPLPLDTTTLQTIAYTHFKFSPMQTMSIAESLYNQGLISYPRTSSQKLPAKIGYQQILQKLSKISTYQEGCKKLLSKKVLKPIEGKKEDPAHPSIYPTGEFSGNLNEHQKKLYDLIVRRFLAVFGEDAIRETMKARLDVNGHNFLLMGKRTVEPGWIELYGKYAKFDEQILPQLSVGQRINVKDILLLDKETQPPSRYNQGSIIKEMEKRGLGTKATRANIIQTLYDRGYIKEKIIKVTEFGEKVSEVLEQSCPKIISEELTRKFEEEMEEVRLGKKRMEDVIGEAEDVLREILKEFKEKQKDIGEKLAKSYASFKKGEKDMGICPKCGGTLKIIQSKKSGKRFIGCKNYPKCECSYPLPQFGTIKLLDKKCPECHLPMIMVKVGKRKPYNMCINNKCKTKENWVGNGKKG